A window of the Actinobacillus genomosp. 1 genome harbors these coding sequences:
- the glmS gene encoding glutamine--fructose-6-phosphate transaminase (isomerizing): MCGIVGAVAQRDVAKILVDGLHRLEYRGYDSAGVAVLNNEHNMQIVRRVGKVKELDDALAVRPLLGGTGIAHTRWATHGEPSETNAHPHRSGKIAVVHNGIIENYEELKVVLQERGYVFQSQTDTEVIAHLVEWELRSAKSLLEAVQKTVVQLRGAYGTVVMNQDEPEHLIVARSGSPLVIGYGIGENFLASDPLALLSVTRRFAYLEEGDVAEITRETVDIYTREGQKVEREIHEGNFEADAADKGQYRHYMQKEIFEQPVAIMNTLDGRIENGKVKIDAIGPNAAEILSKVEHVQIVACGTSYNAGMVARYWFEAIAGVSCDVEIASEFRYRKFVTRPNSLLLTLSQSGETADTLAALRLAKESGYMSAMTICNVASSSLVRESDFAFMTKAGVEIGVASTKAFTTQLTCMLLLNVAIGRLKGTVSEEQEHHIIQSLQRLPAQIESALVFDKQIEKLSEDFADKHHTLFLGRGEYYPIAMESALKLKEISYIHAEAYAAGELKHGPLALIDSEMPVVVVAPENDLLEKVKSNIEEVRARGGQLYVFADHDAGFAEAEGFKTILMPKVDEVTAPIFYTVPLQLLSYHIALIKGTDVDQPRNLAKAVTVE, encoded by the coding sequence ATGTGCGGAATTGTAGGTGCTGTAGCGCAACGTGATGTAGCAAAAATCTTAGTGGACGGTTTACATCGTTTAGAATATCGTGGTTATGACTCGGCCGGTGTTGCGGTATTAAATAACGAACACAATATGCAAATTGTACGCCGTGTCGGTAAAGTGAAAGAACTTGACGATGCGTTAGCGGTAAGACCTCTTTTAGGCGGTACAGGTATTGCGCATACACGTTGGGCGACTCACGGCGAGCCTTCCGAGACTAATGCTCACCCGCATCGCAGCGGTAAAATCGCAGTGGTACATAACGGTATCATTGAGAACTACGAAGAATTAAAAGTGGTTTTACAAGAGCGCGGTTATGTATTCCAATCACAAACGGATACCGAAGTTATCGCTCACTTAGTTGAATGGGAATTACGTTCGGCAAAATCTTTATTAGAAGCGGTACAAAAAACAGTGGTTCAATTACGCGGTGCATACGGCACGGTGGTAATGAATCAAGACGAACCGGAGCATTTAATTGTTGCACGTTCAGGTTCTCCGTTAGTGATCGGTTACGGTATCGGTGAGAACTTCTTAGCATCAGACCCGTTAGCATTATTAAGCGTTACTCGTCGTTTCGCTTACCTTGAAGAAGGTGATGTAGCGGAAATCACTCGTGAAACCGTGGATATTTATACGCGTGAAGGTCAAAAAGTTGAACGTGAAATTCACGAAGGTAACTTTGAAGCGGATGCGGCGGATAAAGGTCAGTATCGTCACTATATGCAGAAAGAAATTTTCGAACAACCGGTTGCGATTATGAACACCTTAGACGGTCGTATCGAAAACGGTAAAGTGAAAATCGATGCGATTGGTCCGAATGCGGCGGAAATCTTATCTAAAGTTGAACACGTGCAAATCGTTGCGTGCGGTACTTCTTATAATGCGGGTATGGTTGCTCGTTACTGGTTTGAAGCAATCGCAGGTGTGAGCTGTGACGTTGAAATTGCCTCTGAGTTCCGTTATCGTAAATTCGTAACACGTCCGAACAGCTTATTATTAACGCTTTCACAATCAGGTGAAACGGCGGATACTTTAGCGGCATTACGTTTAGCGAAAGAATCCGGTTATATGTCTGCGATGACGATTTGTAACGTAGCGAGTTCTTCACTTGTACGTGAGTCTGATTTTGCTTTTATGACCAAAGCTGGCGTAGAAATCGGTGTGGCATCGACAAAAGCATTTACAACGCAATTAACTTGTATGTTGTTATTAAATGTGGCGATCGGTCGCTTAAAAGGCACGGTATCCGAAGAGCAAGAACATCACATTATTCAATCGTTACAACGCTTACCGGCACAGATTGAAAGTGCGCTAGTATTCGATAAACAAATTGAAAAATTATCTGAAGATTTTGCGGATAAACACCATACATTGTTCTTAGGTCGTGGCGAATACTACCCGATTGCAATGGAATCGGCATTGAAATTAAAAGAAATTTCATATATCCATGCAGAAGCTTATGCAGCAGGTGAATTAAAACACGGTCCGTTAGCATTAATCGACAGCGAAATGCCGGTAGTGGTTGTTGCACCGGAAAATGATTTACTTGAGAAAGTAAAATCCAATATCGAAGAAGTGCGCGCGCGCGGCGGTCAGTTATATGTCTTCGCCGATCATGATGCCGGTTTTGCTGAAGCGGAAGGTTTCAAAACCATCTTAATGCCGAAAGTAGATGAGGTAACTGCACCGATTTTCTACACAGTGCCGTTACAATTACTTTCATATCATATCGCTTTAATTAAAGGTACCGATGTGGACCAACCTCGTAACTTAGCGAAAGCGGTTACTGTAGAATAA
- a CDS encoding DeoR/GlpR family DNA-binding transcription regulator yields MSKRNTQQRRHLIVKMVQEQGEVSVDSLAHFFETSEVTIRKDLTALEESGFLLRRYGGAVRIPSEMIEDSNETLSKQKLAIANEAVKQIRDHNRIIIDSGSTTGAMVKALYQTGLVVMTNSLSLATELTLLDNEPTVLMTGGTWDSRSDSFQGKVAEQVLYSYDFDQLFIGADSLDLERGTTTFNELVGLSQVMAKVSREVIVLIESQKFGRKMPNLELEWSSIHKLITDSEITEEVKAIIERHGVEVIIAQ; encoded by the coding sequence ATGTCAAAGAGAAACACACAACAACGTCGCCACCTAATTGTCAAAATGGTTCAGGAACAAGGTGAAGTTAGCGTAGATTCGTTAGCTCACTTTTTTGAAACCTCGGAAGTTACGATTCGTAAGGATTTAACCGCTTTGGAAGAAAGCGGTTTCTTATTGCGTCGTTATGGCGGTGCGGTAAGAATTCCGTCGGAAATGATTGAGGATTCGAACGAAACGCTTTCGAAACAAAAGTTAGCAATTGCCAATGAAGCGGTAAAACAAATTCGTGATCATAATCGAATCATTATCGATAGCGGTAGTACGACAGGAGCGATGGTAAAGGCTCTTTATCAAACCGGTTTAGTGGTGATGACCAATTCTCTTTCTTTGGCGACCGAACTTACTTTATTAGATAATGAACCGACCGTATTGATGACCGGCGGAACTTGGGATAGTCGTTCCGATTCGTTTCAAGGTAAGGTCGCCGAGCAAGTATTATACTCATATGATTTCGACCAATTATTTATCGGAGCGGATAGTTTGGATTTAGAGCGCGGAACGACGACATTTAATGAGTTGGTCGGCTTAAGTCAAGTGATGGCGAAAGTTTCTCGTGAAGTGATTGTGTTAATTGAATCACAAAAATTTGGAAGAAAAATGCCGAATTTGGAATTGGAGTGGTCTTCAATTCATAAGTTAATTACCGATTCGGAAATTACCGAAGAGGTAAAAGCGATCATTGAGCGACATGGTGTCGAAGTGATTATCGCTCAATGA
- a CDS encoding glycine zipper 2TM domain-containing protein — translation MNVIVKVLSVVALATTVSACNSLNKTQRNTAIGAAVGGVAGHMIGESTGATLGGAALGGLIGSQVK, via the coding sequence ATGAATGTGATTGTTAAAGTATTATCGGTTGTTGCATTAGCAACAACGGTTTCTGCATGTAACAGTTTAAATAAAACACAAAGAAATACCGCTATCGGAGCTGCGGTCGGTGGGGTTGCCGGTCATATGATTGGCGAATCTACCGGCGCGACCCTTGGCGGTGCGGCTCTTGGCGGTTTAATCGGTAGCCAAGTTAAATAA
- the rimO gene encoding 30S ribosomal protein S12 methylthiotransferase RimO has product MSTTPNIGFISLGCPKNLVDSERILTELRTDGYNIIPSYENADLVIVNTCGFIDSAVQESLEAIGEALEENGKVIVTGCLGAKENQIREVHPKVLEITGPHSYEAVMRHVHKYVPRPERNIYTSLVPAQGVKLTPKHYAYLKISEGCDHRCTFCIIPSMRGDLDSRPIVQVLDEAKRLADSGVKELLIVSQDTSAYALDQSKENQNKTVFWNGAPIKNNLITLCEQLGTLGIWVRLHYVYPYPHVDDLIPLMAQGRILPYLDIPLQHASPKVLKAMKRPGSIDRTLERIKKWREICPELTLRSTFIVGFPGETEDDFQMLLDFLEEAQLDRVGCFKFSPVEGAVATEMVDQIPEDVKEERFHRFMQVQQRISAARLQQKVGKTLAVIIDEIDEEGIIGRSMADAPEIDGVVYVDNLSGQEVKVGQVIAVSITNADEYDLWGTC; this is encoded by the coding sequence ATGAGTACTACACCAAATATTGGTTTTATCAGCCTTGGCTGCCCTAAAAATTTAGTTGATTCCGAACGTATTTTGACGGAATTGCGTACAGACGGTTATAACATTATCCCTAGTTATGAAAATGCGGACTTAGTGATTGTAAACACTTGCGGTTTTATCGACAGTGCAGTGCAAGAGTCATTGGAAGCTATCGGTGAAGCATTAGAAGAAAACGGTAAAGTAATTGTGACCGGTTGTTTAGGGGCGAAAGAGAACCAAATTCGTGAAGTACATCCGAAAGTCTTAGAAATTACCGGTCCTCACAGCTATGAAGCGGTAATGAGGCACGTACATAAATATGTACCTCGTCCGGAGCGTAACATTTATACCAGCCTTGTACCGGCACAAGGAGTAAAACTTACGCCTAAGCATTATGCCTATTTAAAAATTTCGGAAGGCTGTGACCACCGTTGTACCTTCTGTATTATTCCGTCAATGCGCGGCGATTTAGATAGCCGTCCGATTGTGCAAGTATTAGATGAGGCGAAACGTCTTGCCGATTCGGGCGTAAAAGAGTTACTCATCGTTTCTCAAGATACTTCCGCTTATGCGTTGGATCAGTCAAAAGAAAATCAAAACAAAACAGTTTTCTGGAACGGTGCGCCGATTAAAAATAATTTAATCACGTTATGTGAACAATTAGGAACGCTAGGTATTTGGGTTCGCTTACATTATGTCTATCCGTATCCGCATGTAGATGATTTAATTCCGTTAATGGCGCAAGGCAGAATTTTGCCGTATTTGGATATTCCGTTACAACATGCCAGCCCGAAAGTATTAAAGGCGATGAAACGCCCAGGTTCGATCGATCGTACTTTAGAACGTATTAAAAAATGGCGTGAGATCTGTCCGGAACTAACATTACGTTCAACCTTTATCGTCGGCTTCCCGGGTGAAACGGAAGATGATTTCCAAATGTTGTTGGATTTCTTAGAAGAAGCACAATTAGATCGTGTCGGTTGTTTCAAATTTAGTCCGGTTGAAGGTGCGGTTGCAACAGAAATGGTTGATCAAATACCGGAAGACGTGAAGGAAGAACGTTTCCATCGTTTTATGCAAGTTCAACAACGTATTTCTGCGGCACGTTTACAACAAAAAGTGGGTAAGACACTAGCAGTAATTATTGATGAGATTGACGAAGAAGGCATTATCGGTCGTTCAATGGCGGATGCCCCGGAAATTGACGGCGTAGTCTATGTTGATAATCTTTCCGGTCAAGAAGTGAAAGTCGGTCAAGTTATTGCGGTAAGCATTACCAACGCAGACGAATACGACCTCTGGGGAACTTGTTAA
- the mtnN gene encoding 5'-methylthioadenosine/S-adenosylhomocysteine nucleosidase: MGLKIGIIGAMAQEVEILRGLMVEAKVIEMAGCKIYDGKINNTKVALLQSGIGKVSAAIGTTLLLELTKPDMVINTGSAGGLDANLNVGDIVISTEVRHHDADVTAFGYEKGQLPANPAAFIPNEQLVSVALKETQTAGFNAVSGLICSGDVFVNGAEKIAIIRQDFPSVAAVEMEAAAIAQVCHAFNVPFVVVRAISDVADKESHLSFDEFLPLAAKNSSEIVVAMLNNFA; the protein is encoded by the coding sequence ATGGGTTTAAAAATTGGTATTATCGGTGCGATGGCACAAGAAGTGGAAATTTTACGTGGCTTGATGGTTGAAGCTAAAGTAATAGAAATGGCGGGTTGTAAAATTTATGACGGTAAAATTAATAATACAAAAGTTGCATTATTACAATCAGGCATAGGGAAAGTATCGGCGGCGATAGGTACGACGCTATTATTGGAATTAACTAAACCGGATATGGTTATTAATACCGGATCCGCCGGCGGTTTGGATGCAAATTTAAATGTCGGCGATATTGTTATTTCTACGGAAGTTCGTCATCACGATGCCGATGTGACGGCATTCGGTTATGAGAAAGGTCAATTACCGGCGAATCCCGCCGCATTTATTCCGAATGAACAATTAGTTTCCGTTGCGTTAAAAGAAACGCAAACGGCAGGTTTTAATGCGGTGTCCGGTTTAATTTGTAGTGGTGATGTTTTTGTAAACGGAGCGGAGAAAATCGCAATAATTCGCCAAGATTTCCCGAGTGTCGCCGCAGTAGAAATGGAAGCTGCCGCTATCGCACAGGTTTGCCATGCGTTTAACGTGCCTTTTGTAGTAGTAAGAGCGATCTCGGATGTAGCGGATAAAGAATCACATCTTTCTTTTGATGAATTTTTACCGTTAGCGGCAAAGAACTCGTCTGAGATTGTTGTTGCGATGCTAAATAATTTTGCTTAA
- a CDS encoding thiol:disulfide interchange protein DsbA/DsbL encodes MLYGKLIKSVTLAFIFVITLNAFATQPQAVEKLQKNTKNEPLFNDGKGYYSYKKPIDIELPKDGRILIQYFFKYDCNICLNADDYLKQYARLHSDQVILQRSPVYEANEKFTGQMHSAFMQMGREDLSDLYLFDSVGRKDSISLVKSNDAIVQWLNAKGIDAKAFNHLFHSDEVKTRMEQQQILFNKYNPPYVPIAVLNGKYILLQNTLYNDDYTYGVLDFLVNKLQQEQKEDKK; translated from the coding sequence ATGTTATATGGGAAATTAATAAAGTCGGTCACATTGGCATTTATATTCGTAATAACGCTAAACGCTTTTGCAACACAACCGCAAGCGGTCGAAAAATTGCAAAAAAACACAAAAAATGAACCGCTGTTTAACGATGGAAAAGGCTATTACTCTTATAAGAAGCCGATAGATATTGAACTGCCTAAAGACGGTCGCATATTGATTCAGTATTTTTTCAAATACGATTGTAATATTTGTTTAAATGCGGACGATTATTTGAAGCAGTATGCAAGATTACATTCGGATCAAGTAATACTACAACGTTCTCCGGTATATGAGGCAAATGAGAAGTTTACCGGGCAAATGCACTCCGCATTTATGCAGATGGGTAGAGAAGATTTAAGTGACCTTTACCTATTCGATAGTGTCGGGCGTAAAGATTCAATAAGCTTGGTTAAAAGTAATGATGCCATTGTTCAATGGCTAAATGCAAAAGGTATTGATGCGAAGGCATTTAATCACTTATTTCATTCGGACGAAGTAAAAACTCGAATGGAACAACAACAAATATTATTTAATAAATATAATCCGCCGTATGTACCGATTGCCGTTTTGAACGGTAAATATATTTTATTACAAAATACTTTATATAATGACGATTATACTTATGGCGTATTAGATTTTTTAGTCAATAAACTACAACAAGAGCAAAAAGAGGATAAAAAATAA
- a CDS encoding SlyX family protein translates to MTTENDLLNRIAELETKVAFQEVTIEELNQALIHHQLSLDKLQTQMRHFAEKLKGAQVSNIASQAEETPPPHY, encoded by the coding sequence ATGACCACAGAGAACGATCTATTAAACCGGATTGCGGAATTGGAAACAAAAGTTGCTTTTCAAGAAGTTACTATAGAAGAATTAAACCAAGCATTAATTCATCACCAACTTTCGCTGGATAAGCTACAGACTCAAATGCGTCATTTTGCGGAAAAACTAAAAGGCGCACAAGTCAGTAATATAGCTTCGCAAGCGGAAGAAACGCCACCACCGCATTATTAG
- the fkpA gene encoding FKBP-type peptidyl-prolyl cis-trans isomerase yields MLKNKLSVLAIVAGALVSSQAVFAAEQKADQKFIDDSSYAVGVLMGKNIEGVVESQKEIFSYNQDKILAGVQDTIKKTGKLTDEDLQKQLKSLDTYLASQESKIAAEKSKATVEAGNKFRAEYEKQSGVKKTASGLLYKIEKAGTGESPKAEDTVKVHYKGTLTDGSVFDSSYDRGEPIEFQLNQLIPGWIEAIPMLKKGGKMEIVVPPELGYGERQAGKIPASSTLKFEIELLDFKAAEAKK; encoded by the coding sequence ATGTTAAAAAATAAACTTTCTGTTCTTGCAATCGTAGCCGGTGCATTAGTTTCATCACAAGCAGTATTTGCGGCGGAACAAAAAGCGGATCAAAAATTCATTGACGATTCATCATATGCGGTCGGCGTATTGATGGGTAAAAATATCGAAGGCGTTGTTGAATCGCAAAAAGAAATCTTTTCTTATAACCAAGATAAAATCTTGGCGGGTGTTCAAGACACCATCAAAAAAACCGGTAAATTAACCGATGAAGATTTACAAAAACAATTAAAATCACTTGATACTTATCTAGCAAGCCAAGAAAGCAAAATTGCCGCAGAAAAAAGTAAAGCAACCGTCGAAGCCGGTAATAAATTCCGTGCCGAATATGAAAAACAAAGCGGCGTGAAAAAAACCGCTTCAGGTTTACTCTATAAAATAGAAAAAGCCGGTACCGGTGAATCGCCTAAAGCGGAAGATACGGTAAAAGTACATTATAAAGGTACATTAACGGACGGTAGCGTATTTGACAGTTCATACGATCGCGGAGAACCGATTGAATTCCAATTAAATCAATTAATTCCGGGTTGGATTGAGGCGATTCCGATGCTGAAAAAAGGCGGAAAAATGGAAATCGTAGTACCACCTGAATTAGGTTACGGCGAACGCCAAGCAGGTAAAATTCCGGCAAGCTCAACCTTAAAATTTGAAATTGAATTGTTAGATTTCAAAGCGGCTGAAGCGAAAAAATAA
- a CDS encoding helix-turn-helix transcriptional regulator, with translation MKKFQNFSEEDHAILASYFPIVDGIAALIGDHCEIVLHSLEFLENSAIYIANGHNTDRKIGSPLTDKALKSLHQMKTDSVSNPYFTRSKGGVLMKSVTIAIRNSKQHVIGFICININLDVPVSQFLSTFIAPLQEDEDTSVNFASSVEELVIQTIEKTIEETMADRNVANNNKNRHIVVSLYEKGIFDIKDAINQVADRLNISRHTVYLYIRQIKQDNE, from the coding sequence ATGAAAAAATTTCAAAATTTTAGCGAAGAAGATCATGCTATTCTCGCCTCATACTTTCCAATAGTGGATGGTATTGCCGCATTAATCGGTGATCACTGCGAAATCGTTTTACACTCTTTAGAGTTTCTGGAAAATTCAGCCATTTATATTGCTAACGGGCATAATACCGACCGAAAAATCGGTTCGCCACTCACCGATAAAGCACTTAAATCATTACACCAAATGAAGACAGATAGTGTGTCTAATCCCTACTTTACTCGCTCTAAAGGCGGAGTATTGATGAAATCCGTTACCATTGCTATTCGAAACAGTAAACAACACGTTATCGGCTTTATCTGCATTAATATTAATTTGGATGTGCCGGTATCACAATTTTTAAGTACTTTTATTGCACCGCTACAAGAGGATGAAGATACGTCGGTAAACTTTGCCAGTTCCGTTGAAGAGCTAGTTATCCAAACGATCGAAAAGACAATTGAAGAAACGATGGCTGATCGTAACGTCGCTAATAACAATAAAAATCGCCATATCGTCGTATCGTTATATGAAAAAGGTATTTTTGATATTAAAGATGCAATCAATCAAGTAGCTGATCGCTTAAATATTTCTCGCCATACCGTTTATCTTTATATCCGACAAATTAAACAGGATAACGAATAA
- the tusD gene encoding sulfurtransferase complex subunit TusD: MDYVLAIKSPVYGTQGAYLAYQVAEALLTAGHHIKQVFFFQDGVSNANALVNPASDEINLLEKWQHLAKSQGLALHLCISAAQRRGTVDPQTSKTQQTNLAEGFILAGLGEFSQVVLKADRLLTF, translated from the coding sequence ATGGATTATGTACTAGCGATTAAATCTCCTGTTTACGGTACACAAGGGGCATATTTAGCTTATCAAGTTGCTGAAGCATTACTAACCGCAGGACATCATATTAAGCAAGTTTTTTTCTTTCAAGACGGCGTAAGTAACGCAAATGCATTGGTAAACCCCGCTAGCGATGAAATAAACTTATTGGAAAAATGGCAACATCTAGCGAAATCACAAGGTTTAGCTCTACATCTCTGTATTTCTGCCGCGCAAAGACGAGGAACTGTAGATCCTCAAACCAGTAAAACTCAGCAAACTAATCTTGCTGAAGGTTTCATCTTAGCTGGGCTCGGCGAATTTAGCCAAGTGGTATTAAAAGCAGATAGATTATTAACGTTTTAA
- the tusC gene encoding sulfurtransferase complex subunit TusC, with protein sequence MKKYKLAFLFTQPPFGTATSREGLDALLAASAFCAEDEIAICFLNDGVFNLLTQQQPNNILQKDHISTFKLIELYDLTECFICEESIKQRTLIDAELILPNANIIPQKELFTILAHAEKILTF encoded by the coding sequence ATGAAAAAATATAAACTTGCCTTTCTTTTTACTCAACCGCCTTTTGGAACGGCTACTAGCCGAGAAGGTCTTGATGCATTACTCGCAGCCAGTGCTTTCTGTGCTGAAGATGAAATTGCAATTTGTTTTTTAAATGACGGCGTATTTAATCTATTAACTCAACAACAACCCAACAATATCTTACAAAAAGATCATATTTCAACCTTTAAACTGATCGAACTATACGATCTAACCGAATGTTTTATTTGTGAGGAATCCATCAAACAAAGAACGTTAATCGATGCTGAATTGATTTTACCTAATGCAAATATCATTCCTCAAAAAGAATTATTTACAATTCTTGCTCACGCCGAAAAAATACTGACTTTCTAA
- the tusB gene encoding sulfurtransferase complex subunit TusB has translation MLYTLSKAQYELNELTQVLTQIKEDDALVLWQDGVLLAVKYPQLFDHIAHIFVLANDIDARGLTLSNYQHLSLSDFIKVTEKFYPHLAL, from the coding sequence ATGCTTTATACGCTTTCTAAAGCACAGTACGAGCTAAATGAATTAACTCAGGTATTAACCCAAATCAAAGAAGATGATGCGCTGGTTTTATGGCAAGATGGTGTATTGCTAGCGGTTAAATATCCACAACTTTTTGATCATATTGCTCACATATTTGTTCTCGCTAACGATATTGATGCAAGAGGATTAACGTTATCCAATTATCAACACCTTTCTTTATCTGATTTTATCAAAGTTACCGAGAAATTTTACCCTCATCTTGCTCTCTGA
- a CDS encoding F0F1 ATP synthase subunit epsilon produces the protein MASQFELSVVSAEKEIFNGNVVSVRVTGIDGELGVYAGHTPLLTSIKPGMVKYTLEDGKEEFIYVSGGFLEVQPTIVTVLADVAIRGEELDQQRILAAKRKAEDTLSKSNNAELSAKLSREIAKLRVYEIVNSKLANRR, from the coding sequence ATGGCATCTCAATTTGAGCTTAGCGTTGTAAGTGCTGAAAAAGAAATCTTCAATGGTAATGTAGTTAGTGTCCGTGTTACGGGGATTGATGGTGAATTAGGTGTGTATGCAGGACATACTCCTTTATTAACCTCAATTAAACCGGGTATGGTTAAGTACACACTTGAAGACGGTAAGGAAGAGTTTATCTATGTATCAGGCGGCTTCTTAGAAGTTCAGCCTACTATTGTAACTGTTCTTGCGGATGTAGCAATTCGAGGTGAAGAGTTAGATCAACAACGAATTCTTGCTGCAAAACGTAAAGCGGAAGATACGTTAAGCAAATCAAATAATGCGGAACTTTCTGCGAAACTATCTCGTGAAATTGCTAAATTACGCGTTTACGAAATTGTAAATTCAAAATTGGCAAATAGACGTTAA
- the atpD gene encoding F0F1 ATP synthase subunit beta translates to MATGKIVQIIGAVIDVEFPQDAVPKVYDALKVESGLTLEVQQQLGGGLVRCIALGTSDGLKRGLKVENTGNPIQVPVGTKTLGRIMNVLGEPIDEKGPIGEEARWDIHRAAPSYEEQSNSTELLETGIKVIDLICPFAKGGKVGLFGGAGVGKTVNMMELIRNIAIEHSGYSVFAGVGERTREGNDFYHEMTDSNVLDKVSLVYGQMNEPPGNRLRVALTGLTMAEKFRDEGRDVLFFVDNIYRYTLAGTEVSALLGRMPSAVGYQPTLAEEMGVLQERITSTKTGSITSVQAVYVPADDLTDPSPATTFAHLDSTVVLSRNIASLGIYPAVDPLDSTSRQLDPLVVGEEHYNVARGVQGTLQRYKELKDIIAILGMDELSEDDKLVVARARKIERFLSQPFFVAEVFTGSPGKYVSLKDTIRGFKGILEGEFDHIPEQAFYMAGSIDEVVERASKM, encoded by the coding sequence ATGGCAACAGGAAAAATTGTACAGATTATCGGTGCGGTAATCGACGTTGAATTCCCGCAAGATGCAGTACCAAAAGTATATGATGCCTTAAAAGTTGAATCAGGTTTAACCCTTGAGGTTCAACAACAATTAGGTGGTGGACTTGTGCGTTGTATCGCATTAGGTACATCAGACGGTTTAAAACGTGGCTTAAAAGTTGAAAATACGGGTAACCCGATTCAAGTACCGGTTGGTACGAAGACTCTAGGTCGTATTATGAACGTATTAGGTGAACCGATCGATGAAAAAGGTCCTATCGGCGAAGAAGCTCGTTGGGATATTCACCGTGCGGCACCAAGCTACGAAGAACAATCAAACAGTACGGAATTACTTGAAACCGGTATCAAAGTTATCGACTTGATTTGTCCGTTCGCAAAAGGTGGTAAAGTTGGTTTATTCGGTGGTGCAGGTGTAGGTAAAACCGTTAACATGATGGAGTTAATCCGTAATATCGCGATCGAACACTCCGGTTACTCAGTATTCGCCGGTGTTGGTGAGCGCACTCGTGAAGGTAATGACTTCTATCACGAAATGACGGATTCTAACGTATTAGACAAAGTATCACTTGTTTACGGTCAGATGAATGAGCCACCAGGTAACCGTCTTCGTGTTGCTTTAACCGGCTTAACTATGGCAGAAAAATTCCGTGATGAAGGTCGTGACGTATTATTCTTCGTAGATAATATTTACCGTTATACCTTAGCTGGTACAGAAGTATCTGCATTATTAGGTCGTATGCCGTCAGCGGTAGGTTATCAGCCGACACTTGCAGAAGAAATGGGTGTATTACAAGAACGTATTACTTCGACTAAAACAGGTTCTATTACCTCCGTTCAAGCGGTTTACGTTCCTGCGGATGACTTAACTGACCCATCTCCGGCAACAACTTTCGCACACTTAGACTCAACAGTGGTATTAAGTCGTAACATCGCTTCTCTTGGTATTTACCCAGCGGTTGACCCATTAGATTCAACTTCTCGTCAATTAGATCCATTAGTTGTTGGTGAAGAACACTATAATGTAGCACGTGGCGTACAAGGTACATTACAACGCTATAAAGAGTTAAAAGATATCATCGCTATTTTAGGTATGGATGAATTATCTGAAGACGATAAATTAGTGGTTGCTCGTGCACGTAAGATCGAACGTTTCTTATCACAACCATTCTTCGTTGCGGAAGTATTTACCGGTTCTCCGGGTAAATATGTATCATTAAAAGATACAATTCGTGGCTTCAAAGGTATCTTAGAAGGTGAATTCGACCATATTCCGGAACAAGCGTTCTATATGGCGGGTTCAATTGACGAAGTAGTGGAAAGAGCGAGCAAGATGTAA